In Paraburkholderia phenazinium, one DNA window encodes the following:
- a CDS encoding OpgC domain-containing protein: protein MNSPVRRSLEVDFLRGVVLIVIALDHIQGSVLSRFMLHNYAYCDAAEVFVFLGGYASAAAFMNVATYRSEHAAKRRFVVRAWEIYRAYLFTAALMLLAGAALMLGHVDSPVVGETGWGDLLRHPVGTLLGIVTLRHQPFLSAVLPMYTLFALCVPLSVPLANRRPAVALFASLAVWLAGAWLARVLPSADPGGWAFNPFAWQLMFMLGILCRLHPVSNAFQVSRAGRSLTVAAIAVALTFAFVKLCLETQATPGYMKQNLAAVRVVSFVAIAWLVAQAVRMQAVRWIAERLPAVVTVGKQGLVCFVGGTVVSIGVDTAVRLARGPAWLNGLAGDAVAIGALLLLAAVAQKWKAQKARPAPLRGAAVPARAGRRDG from the coding sequence ATGAATTCCCCCGTCCGCCGATCGCTCGAAGTCGACTTCCTGCGCGGAGTCGTCCTGATCGTGATCGCGCTCGACCATATCCAGGGCAGCGTGCTGTCGCGATTCATGCTGCACAACTATGCGTATTGCGACGCGGCCGAAGTATTCGTGTTTCTTGGCGGCTATGCATCGGCGGCTGCCTTTATGAATGTCGCGACATATCGCAGCGAGCACGCCGCCAAGCGACGCTTTGTGGTGCGCGCATGGGAGATCTACCGCGCATATCTGTTCACGGCCGCGCTGATGCTGCTGGCCGGCGCTGCGCTGATGCTCGGGCATGTCGATTCCCCGGTCGTGGGCGAGACAGGGTGGGGCGATCTGCTGCGGCATCCGGTCGGCACGTTGCTGGGCATCGTCACGTTGCGTCATCAACCGTTCCTCTCCGCGGTGCTGCCGATGTACACGCTGTTCGCGCTCTGCGTGCCGCTCTCGGTGCCGCTGGCGAATCGCCGGCCGGCTGTGGCGCTGTTCGCAAGTCTGGCGGTGTGGCTGGCCGGCGCATGGCTCGCGCGCGTGCTGCCGAGTGCGGATCCCGGCGGCTGGGCTTTCAATCCGTTCGCCTGGCAACTGATGTTCATGCTCGGCATCCTATGCCGTCTGCATCCGGTATCGAACGCGTTTCAGGTGTCGAGGGCGGGGCGTTCGCTGACCGTGGCGGCTATCGCGGTGGCGCTCACCTTTGCGTTCGTCAAGCTGTGCCTCGAAACCCAGGCCACGCCAGGCTATATGAAGCAGAACCTCGCGGCGGTGCGCGTTGTCAGCTTTGTGGCGATTGCGTGGCTCGTGGCGCAAGCGGTGCGCATGCAGGCAGTACGCTGGATAGCAGAGCGCTTGCCGGCCGTTGTCACCGTCGGCAAGCAGGGCCTCGTGTGCTTTGTCGGCGGCACGGTCGTGTCGATCGGCGTCGATACCGCCGTGCGGCTCGCGAGAGGGCCGGCCTGGCTGAACGGGCTGGCGGGCGACGCGGTCGCGATCGGCGCACTGCTGTTGCTCGCCGCCGTCGCGCAGAAATGGAAGGCGCAGAAAGCGCGTCCTGCTCCGCTGCGTGGCGCGGCGGTGCCCGCGAGAGCGGGGCGGCGCGACGGTTGA
- a CDS encoding recombination-associated protein RdgC: MWFKNLQLHRLPIPWTVTPEQMEKWLAPHAFQPGSSVEMQTQGWASPRDNDALVYSINRQMLLVFRTEKKLLPASVVTQVTKARALEVEEQQGFKLGRKQMRELKEQVTDELLPRAFSIRRDTRVWIDTVHGWLVIDAASQAVADEVLGLLVKSIDQLPLASVRVAQSPVAAMTEWLLSGEAPAGFTLDQDTELRSPAQGNATVRYVGHALDVDDMRRHIEAGKQCMRLAMTWDDRVSFVLTPSLTIKRITPLDVIKDASDPTAQNDDEVFDSDMTLMTGELARMFADIVEALGGEQGDAMLQAAAA; this comes from the coding sequence ATGTGGTTCAAAAACCTTCAGCTTCATCGTCTCCCCATTCCGTGGACCGTCACCCCCGAGCAAATGGAAAAGTGGCTTGCGCCGCACGCATTCCAGCCGGGTAGCAGCGTCGAGATGCAAACCCAGGGGTGGGCCTCGCCGCGCGATAACGACGCGCTCGTCTATTCGATCAACCGCCAGATGCTGCTGGTGTTCCGCACCGAAAAGAAGCTGCTTCCCGCGTCGGTGGTGACGCAGGTGACCAAGGCGCGTGCGCTCGAAGTCGAAGAGCAGCAGGGTTTCAAGCTCGGCCGCAAGCAGATGCGCGAACTCAAGGAGCAGGTCACCGACGAACTGCTGCCGCGCGCCTTCAGCATTCGCCGCGACACGCGCGTCTGGATCGACACGGTGCACGGCTGGCTCGTCATCGACGCCGCGTCGCAAGCCGTCGCTGACGAGGTGCTCGGCTTGCTGGTCAAATCGATCGATCAGTTGCCGCTCGCGAGCGTGCGCGTCGCGCAGTCGCCGGTGGCGGCCATGACGGAGTGGCTGTTGTCGGGCGAGGCGCCCGCCGGCTTCACGCTCGATCAGGACACCGAGTTGCGCTCGCCCGCGCAAGGCAATGCGACCGTGCGCTACGTCGGCCATGCGCTGGATGTCGACGACATGCGTCGCCACATCGAAGCCGGCAAGCAATGCATGCGTCTGGCGATGACATGGGACGACCGCGTTTCATTTGTTCTCACGCCGTCGCTGACCATCAAGCGCATCACGCCGCTCGATGTGATCAAGGACGCCAGCGATCCCACTGCGCAGAACGACGACGAGGTATTCGACTCGGATATGACGCTGATGACAGGTGAGCTCGCACGCATGTTCGCCGATATCGTCGAGGCATTGGGTGGCGAGCAGGGCGATGCGATGTTGCAGGCCGCAGCGGCTTGA